The window atagtaaattagtaattatgattatttgtgtgattgattgtgtgaaattgagtgaaaattgaaactttttgaaagttaagtgagagggaataaaaggactttcccaaaactttcatcttcattttgatctccatgaattcaaattcatttcaagtttttattcaaattattttctccaaaaCACAAAGATATGGAAatgagggtaaaatgattccctccaATATAAAAtatggagaaaataaatttgaagtcATTTTGGTATTTAAAAACAGATTTCTATTGGTTTTTATTGCAAGAGTAGCATTATTTGAAATTTGAGATTTTATAGTAACTCTATTTGAActtgaaaaatatttcatatttctatttataaaattctgaggattttgatatataatatgcctatggaaaaattttattttattttccttattCCAAtattcttttctatttttatttaaacAAAAAACCATACGTGCGGCCCATAATTAACTGTCGCCCACATGCGCAGCATAGCAGTGGCAGGGTGTCCCATTCTTTTATTCCTCtctcctacatgggccaggcccagccgacCATATTCCTTCCCCAGTTTTTTTCCCCCACAGTTTTCTTCTTTTCAGTTGCCGAATAAAAAAAACTCTGCACATGCATGCGCACGACCGCCGAATGTTTTGGCCGATGCCGCATGCCGGGCGCCTCTTTTGCCCGTCTTCTCTCTTTTTCATCTATATTTAGTCCCACATTGGCTAGTTTTTTTACCTTTCAACCTTCCTTCCATCTATAAATATAGACCTAATTAGCACCCAAAAATTATTCAACTCGGATTAAATTAATATTTTGCTTTGACTAACTTCAAAGGTACTCTTTGCAGAAATCTATTCTAAGCTATTTATTTTGATCCATGTAGGGTCTTATATGTAAAATAGTTACGTTATTAATTAGTCTTTGTATTTACACATTAGCTCTTAAATTCTTTTAGTCGTAGCTCTTTTTCTTTCATAAAACAGTTTGTCCctgattttttttaaatagttataATTTTTTACTCATTTATCCAAATTATATGAAACTAACGCCTATATTTTCGTCTTGATCCACCTATCCAGTGAAACAATCAAATCAAATTTTTTTTGCAACTTccaaaatttcaaattttgtttagattcatattcaaacttcttttgaacttatctttttatccgtagctccgttttcgaTGAATCCAATTGCGTTGTTTTCATATCAAATAAATCTTTCTGTCCATACAATTAGTGTTGTCTTTTCAACATATAGTTTTGATCATAGTCAGATTACTCTACTAGTCCACCAAAGAGTTGTCACAAACATTCTAAGCAGATTTAATGCTATGTTGAATTGCTTGTATCTTTTGATCCGTTATTTCCAATCTACTAATTCTTCTTCCTACATGttcatattgacttcctacatgttcatattgacttcctacatcCAGTAGCATcatttgtttcaacttttgaacctttcaaatttgagcgattcaaatttgaattcggacCTTCATTTGATCATATCTTGTAAACTGTAGCGCATTTTCAATTGATTCCTTTTGCAAATTGAAAACCCTAGACGTAatctattatcttgagccatcaccacACTTTCTCAACAAAATTAGGATCTGATCTTGCAAAATAATTTGATTCGGTTCTTTTGGAGTTTTTGTAATCtttctttgtctttttcttttGGATTTGTGAGTGATTTCTTATGTGTGATTATAATTGTTTGTGATATATTATCCAGAGTGCGAATAGTATCATTATCAAGAACTGTGAGTCCGAAGAACCTTcaccaacagtacaaggcaagttacaTCTTGATCATGCCCCTTTAATACCTATGTTTTCTATATGCATTTAGTCCTTTTGATGTAGGATTGCATGAATATATAAGTTGGCCATATTATAAACCCAGTAGTTCATGGAGGTAGGTTTGAGCCTGTACTCCATTATCGCCAACGTTGTAGGAATTTTTGCTATGCTTTCATAGACGGGGTGGTATGTGTgattcatgcaagttgtgagagatatAATAATTTTGGGTAACCCTAAGGTGGAAACattaacacacatctaggtggattggtagGGGCACTCTAGAGTAGCCAGTGGTTTGTCCGGACACCTAGAGAAACCAGTGCTTGTCCAAGGGGATGCCGGAGGACCCGtgagatcaccctatggaatgccacccaggctcaaagagattcaTCAAATTTTCATGACTAAAAGTTTACCTGTGCAAccacaagataatatgggctctggcttagttgagtacattgtgtgacctctttccgataggctagcagatgtagttatatatgtaggtgtaccggtctacctagTGTTAAGGggaaatgcttcagaaagactatgtctcgatcttataGTTCTCAAACACCAGACACTGCGAGGACGACcaaggaggtgatcgagtcttgtggggaaaagtgcgcaaacctctgcagagtgtcaaactaaccgactagtcgtgtccccagttatggacaatttgagcgtCTAGAAATTGGGCATTTGAGCTATCTCATCACATTTAACTAATTTAATGGATTTTAATTAATTTGGGGATAGGTTGAGTGGAGGAACCATCCCAATCATATTATGATAAGCTTTGTAGTAATAATTTAATATTCTTTTTGATGATAGGAAAAAACCAGATTTATGCAAATTAAACTTAGAACCTTCCACCGGCCAAATTGCATGTAGAAGTAGGACTTTCATATTCTCTTGTGCTGTGACTTGCTGGTACATTCAACGTATTGACCTACACGCTTGCAACGTCTCATCTTGCAGGATTtgtatgacgagtaagtgatatgataGGGTTACGTTGTCTAcaatcaactttgccgttggtgttgatggagaCTCCGCAACCTCTGTTGTATGGATTAAGGTAatggtatttacgttattttatatatGTGATTTTCTATTATTTCAtcaagtactgtgtgtgctagcataccgatccagggatggcacattaAGCACAGGGACTTGGATCCTTTTCGGAAACGGGTCGTTACACTTTGAAACCATACGCTCCGTGGGTTCAGTATGCAATTGAGCAGATAACTGGGAAGAAGTATTTTTGCCCAATTGTTCTGAAAGTTTACACTCCTCTTGTCTGTAACACTCTTCGGATTGTCAAGGACAATGGCAAATGCAAAGCTCGTGTTGTTGCTAAAGGAAATGATCCAGCTCAAGCATCAAAGGACAAACAGGCTGCAGTTAAAATCCTAAAGGATAAAAATCCTTTGTTGTATGAGATTTGCCTTCGTACTCAACAAACTCTTGAGAGGCACATCAAGCTGGATCGCAAGGAGAAAGTTCATACAATGATTGAAATAAATCGTCTATACAACCAAACCCTGCTTTTGGCGAAGGAAGAAAAGAAGCGCATCTAGACTCTTCTTCGGGAGCACTATACATGAGATCAACTTCATGCCTAGGGAATTGACAAAGATTATGATTATCTGGACTTATTTAAAGGTCCTCGGTTGCGAAGACAAACTCGAGTGCTGCCACATAGATCTTTTTCAACAAATATGATCTTCCTTGAGCCAGATGATGAAGTGGATGAAATTGAGACTACCTCTGTGTACTACCCTGATGAGCCGCGCCCCGAAAGAAAATTTGTTCTCACTCCCAAAGGCaaagcatatttccaacaaacactGTGCATTGTTGGGGTGTGGTTACTTGCCTCTATGGTTGGCGCGCACGTGATTTTCACCTAAAAACACACTGCATGTGCAATAAGTGTTGAAATATTAGGGTGGGCCTTGTACCCATGTAACAATTTTAGAAAAATATCTAAGGGACCATGTGAGATATATGGCAAtgggtgtggtgggaagtttaatcccaccttgctagttgaagaGGAGTTGGACCTTCTTATAAGGGATTATCttccacatgctattggagcttgaaaaGAGAAGTGGTTCCTGGGCACTCCGCCCGCCTCGTCGCACCGCGCCGCGCCATGAGAATGAGCCGAGCCCACCTACCTATATATGTGAGGCGTCTTCCAACCATAGCCGTCACACGAAACAGATCGCATCTGTCAATACGCCCACTGCGTTTCTTTTGTTGTTGTTGCCGCCGGTGATCCCATCCCATCCATCGCATGCACGGTTGatgggagagcaggcctccgagACCCCGCCTCTCTGGATCCTGTACGGAAGAGGGGCGATTAGGTATTTAGCTGGAGCGTCTCCTAGAGATTGCTCGCCATTGTTCGTCTACTTTCTCCACGTCtgcgtcgccttcgtcatcaccatgtgcaTCGACGTTGAATGTGTCGTCGCTGAGAAGAAGGCAACCGAGGATGCTGTTGCAACCGCCGCCGCTGCGGCCTCTGCCTGGCCTATCGAGGGGTATAACATGTGTTTCCCTCTCATGTTTATTTCTGTCTTAGCAGTATTAGCTATGtgtagatgtttctactatatgcATACTACATGCTAATCCGGTTCGTAGTCAGTATGTCAGTAATTTTGTCAATGTCATATTCATGATTTATTCTTAAATTAATTTAATCAAAAAATAGCCTATTTACTCAGTAATAAGCACTGCCTTTTCCTTTATGTCCAAATCTCACATCCAATAAAAGCTAAGGACGACAACGTCACAAGGAAAAACACCGGGGCCAGGTTAACTAATGTTCGCAACCTAGTGATCAGCAATGATAATTCCACAAGAAAATGAATTGAATGAACGAAGAATGGCGCGGCAAAGCGCGCGACAACTTCTTGTCTGCAGACGAGCATCGCTCAAATCTGTATGTTTTAAACCAAAAAGGACAATCTGGTGTTTTGGCATGCGAGCAAACAGGCATGCTGCAATTCAGGGATTGATTTTGTAAGTTGTATGATAAAAGTTTTCGCGTCAGTAGATTTTTCCAGCCAacaactcttcttcctcttccaaccATCCCTTCCCCCGCGAGTCCATCTCCTTCTCTACCCAGCCCCTCGTTCATCGACGACATCACGACGAACCGAATCGTTCTCACCTCCGACAAGGACCTGACAGGCCCTCGCCGGCCATCCCATTTCGAGCGTGGACGCTGTTTAATCCAAGCGGCTTCAAAACAAAAAACATGTGAAACCCTTCCTGTGCGGCTCGTATTCTTATCCATGAGAACAGATTTAAATAAAGTTTGATTTCAAGGAACCCACAAATAGCCCGCCCGACTTGGGAATAAATCCTGGTATAATATTCTCGTAATTCGAGAGGTTTACAGCCATATTCATACGTACGTAGTAGATATGCCTCCAAGGAGCATAAAATAAAACTGAACTCCCCGTGGAAAAAGGGGAAACAGAAGAGAAAAAACCCGTCTAGTACTACAAATACCGCCAGAAGTCAAACATTGTAAATACAGAGCCCCTGCCCCTGAGACTTCAGAAAAGTATATACGCGAGCCAGCATTTCTAATGTTCCAAGGGTCGTTGACTTCTCCAGCAGCTCAATGCAAATACGTATTGAACTAGTACAAAATTTTGTATGGTTCAGACGCAAATTTCTTCTGTTCAACCTAACGTCGAAAGTCAACCACCACGGGGAATCCCACGGCGAGCCCAAGCATGGCGCGATCGGCCGGCTCCTCCTCCAGTGCCGGCTCGTTCAGGTCGAGCGCcagctcggccgccgccgccgccttcttgtTGCCGTCCTCGTTCGGCCCGAGGCCGAGGCTGAGGCCAAGCCCGACGCCGGGCCCTGCCGCCGCGACGGCGCGGTGGCGGCGCATGTGGCCGCCGAGCGCCTGGCCGACGGCGAACTCGAGCCCGCAGATGGAGCAGCCGTGCACCTTGGGCTTGGGCGGCTCAGCGCCGGCGCCGTCCGCCAGGCGCGGCTTCTTGTGGCTAGCACGGTGCCCGCCGAGCGCCTGGAAGGACGGGAACCGCCGGCTGCAGGTCTTGCACTCGAACACCCTCTCGGGCGACGAAGGCCCGTAGTGGGCGTGGTGCTGGTGGTGGCCGGAGAAGAGCAGCAGGATGCGCGCCATGTCGCCGCTGTCCAGGTCCAGCAGGCTGACCGAGGTCGACTCGGCCTGCTGCCTAGACCTCTTCCCATGGGCCATTAGTCCAAGAGCAGAGCGCAAGACCAGAAGACAACCGAGACAAAGCTAGGAGAAGGAAGGCTGATGGGCAGGTGCTTTCGGATGGGTCCGGATGAGTGAGAGGAAGAGATGATCTGGCGCGTATTTATAGCTAGAGAAGTCCACTGTTGCATGCCAAATGCTTTGTCAAGGCGCGCGAGGGGCCGTGGTTCGTTAGGCCGCACGTCGCCGTGACGGCATGCATGAGGGCGGACAAAAGAGGGGACGGATCCATCCACCGGTGGCCCGAGCTGAGCTGAGCCGCCGCGCGGCGAGCCGAAACCGTTCAATCTGGTTGCGCTAGAAATCAAAGCCGGGCCGTTCCGCTACTTCCATGCGCTAGCTCGTCTCGTACCGCGCGTGCGCGTACTTGTTACGAACGAAGCTATAGATATGGTGTGCCGCCACTGGCCGTGTGCTGAGTGATGATGGCTTTTTCGTTCGGGTCCCATTCCAAGTGAGCAGGCTGCTTTTGCATAGGATATAAACCCTGGCAAGCAACTGGGGCTGCTACTAGCTGAGAAGAGTGAGGGTTCTGAATTCCTATGCCCACTGATCCTGATCGATCAACCCATGAGCGCCCACAGTTCACGGTGCTAAAGCTTTCGGTGAGAGAGACGTGCGCTTTCGATCCCGATCCTTTTCATGGTCGTTATTTTGTTGTTGCTGCCAACGATCCTTTTCATGGTCGTTTGCTGTGACTGCGAGAGCTTTGATTTGTGTCCCGTTCGTCGAAAAGATAACGAATATAGATAGGGTTTCTCCTTTCATTGGCCTACACTACACACTCATCTGTAAGATTAATGCTAGATCCGGTACCAGTCTCCGCTAAATAGATCCGGTGCCAGTCTACCCTGCAACAAAAATTATTCGAATTAAGCTCCAGGTACCTCCAACTGTAGCACACCGTTTTTCCTTCTTAGACGTGGTATGCATAATTGGCAGTGGTGTCGCACGAACCCATGCGTCCTGTGCCAGGGCAAGCAGGCGCAGTGAGACTTCTTCTGCATCACACGAATTAAAATGTAAATTGTTTATGACGCTCGTCGTCAGAACCGGCCTAGCATAGACGAGTTCGAGAGGTGCACTGCACGTATTAATATATACATCACGCAGATGTACACCAACGACTTCATTCGCTTCAATAATTGAGACGAGAAATTCGGATCCCACTCTGTATTACTCCGTATTTCAGTTGTAAAAGCGAGCGAGAGAGAAGAACAGTGCACACTCCGGCCGCTGACATCACCTGCTACAAACAACATATTCTTGCTCTACACTCAGAAGTCAAAGCATATAAAAAGGCTTGTACGTCTGTGCGCTGTGTGCTTTGCTCATCATGTGCTATTATAAGAGTTGAAATTAAGTAAGATCCGTTACCTAATTTTATATTAAAGTCTGTACCTTGGTAAACACTTCGAGGAAGAACCAACCACCGTCCAAGGAACGGCTTACTAGTTCTCTTTAGAgcgtggttaatagtatagccagctgatgGCTATAAAAAACTGTCATATCATCTATAGTCATCTATTATACTCACTTATATAATAAGGCAGACTATAAGATTGGCTACAAGATTAATATTTTTATAAgcatctctctttctctttctttccATTTAATATATTTGTTAGAAGTTAGCATATagttaggctcttgcatgagagctcactcttcttattttcttcatgTCTCTCTTCTTCATATAGGCAAAAATACCATGTAAGCTGGCTATAAGCTCATTATTGTACTTGCTTTTCGTCTATTATAAGATAGTTGTACTTTCTAGTACTCATTAGAGCTTTGCATTCTTGAGTGCGAGCCAAGACTAGTTATTTATGGACGTTGATTGCAGCTTAACTATCGTCCCCCCACTCAGTTACAAAGCAACGAACGTTTTCATTCACTCAATAATAAAACCACTCCCATCGAATGCTCTAAGACTTGTCATATGCAAAAATAGATAAATTTTTCATGATGTTGTATAAGAAATTGCCATGTATAAAAAGATTGCCATGTTGCAGCAGAATAATTACCATGTGTTTTCAGGTCTTTGCCATGATTGTAGCAAAGAATTGCCAGCCTAAAAAATGGTGGAAATAACCATGCTCCGGGATTTGCCATGTTGGCTGAAGGGAATTGCAATGGTAAGTCAGCATAAAAAGGTGAAAAATGGTGTGCTCTTAAACCAGACATGGCTATCCCAAATGTGCTCACTCAGATTGTCATCCGGCAAACCATTTAGTATCGTTAGCTTGCAGTTCCGTTCAGACGAGTTTGTGGAAGCGAATGCTTTAGGATTCACGTGCGGGATCCGCCATGCCTGGCGGCATTCGCTAGGAATGGCTAAAATTTGATGTCAGATCGTTAGCATTTAGGTTATTTATTGAGCTGGTAATGACATTCCATTTTACAGCGAGACATTCTTGTTTACCTCAAGAACATGTAACAACCAAGATGTTTCAAGCGCCCATGAGGAGTTATGTTGTTCATTTATTAGTAGAAAGAATTGGCTGGCTAATTAAGAAAATATATGAAACCTGATATAATTAGCTGAACTTGTCCAACGGAACTAGGCCTAGAGCCAATCCATGTTGATGATGCAATGAACTCAATGGATAGACACACAAAAAAACCAAAAACATGTGGATAAACAACTCCGCCTAAAATGGTTGCACCCTGCAACTTCGAGAGAGAAGAAGTGAGGTCTTCTATGGGCGGAGTCGACATGGGATGCTCCTGCGGTGTCAAGGGAACCTCCACCTAGGAGAACCCCACGCCATCTAAGGTGTCTGATAAACCGAAACCAAAACCAAAACCAACAACCTCGTTGCCCACATGACACGAGACCAACAATGTTGGCCGAACTTCTAATTGCGTGTCCCACCCTGTGCGACTCATGCACACAACCATTCACTATCGCCTCAATGACACCCGTCACATGCCATGAAGTCGCAACACCACATAACCCGACTACATCGCAACAGTTCACAGATCATGGTAATCTGCATGACTCGTCCACCTCTCTAGCCTCTTCCCATGGTTCAGGCGTTGGATTTGCCTTTACAAATATCCCAATAACTAGATCGAATGTTCTTTCTATTGTATAACCTGAATTCCAAGATTCTAGAGTTTGTCGAGGTGGAGGTCCATATCCACGGTCTTTTGGTTTTTTTCCTTGTGTTGATCCATTTTTGCCTTTTCTCCTGTAGTTGTTATAGAGTTTTAAGAGAAGATGTTTGTTCTGACCATCTGATCCACGAGTCTAATTTACTTAAAGTATATTTGATTCAAAGGATTGGGTTGAAATCCTTCCAAAAAAATGAATTGGTCCTTGTATGATTTAACCCCATAAGAATTTTACAAAGGATTCCTTTGTACTACATTTCTTAGGGATTTTAGCTTTCACTTAAACCTCTTCGAGAgaattctttgtttttctttttcttttggcatGACATTACAATCTTATGTTATTTTTATTCTTGTTTTTTTGCAATCATGCGGATCAAAGAGACCCGCGGGTGCTTtatgaaaggaaaaaagaaaaacttgTGAGCAGGTACTAACACCTTGCATATTCGGACAACTTGTGCTACTATTGTAATGTGGCTTGTGGTTGCGGAGTGCGAGAAGAGAAAGCCTGCGCTCGTACGCAGGCAGTGACGTCTTTTTCCAACAAATTGTTGGTGCCAAGGCCAAGTTGTTCAGGCAGTTGGGTTAAGGGGGTAGCTCAACTCAGAGTTCGTCCTAGTGTTAAGCTGCATGTCGCATACTTTCTTTGAATAATGCAAACAAAGCTCATCTCCACGTTTTCCCGCCCCTTGGTAGTGATCCACAGAGCACACGAACAGTTGCACTGCTCATGGTAATCTCTTGTTTACAGTGGCAATTGTTCTATTATTACTCAAGTAAAAAAATCATATTCTTTATAATCGTAAAATGAAATGGGTTATGTACAGTAATCAAAATCGCCCAGATTCATTGTCTCTGAACCAAATAGACCTTAGACTCTCACAAATACGGATTATGTACTCCTAATAACAAGTTGGAATAATATTTAAAAAATAACAAGTTGGATTATAAGATCACCTAATGCATGTATCAGCGGGATAAGATGGGGTTGACACGTTTCTCTGTTGAGTGCCGGGTAGTGGCACGATCGATGAGCCAAGAGTTGCCTATTAAaaatagttttatttatatgaaaaaaatacaaatGGGTTAGGAGCCCTACCCTTCGCAGCAGCCAAAGTGCACCGACCTAGCCTTTCATTGGCGTCACGGATTGACCTTGCACGGCACTGAAGGTAGGAGACACCAAGAACTGTTCAGTTAGAAGTCTAATGCTTCTATACTATTCCTTGTTCCAGAGAATGCTTCTATACTCTGAAATGgtgggaaataaaataataacagtcATAAATAATGAAAAAATATGCGTCGAAGAGCTTGAACATTTGGCTGGATTGCTGTTGGGCTGACATTTGCTTATAGAAGATAAGTTCATGCTTTTCCCcttgatgatgaggaggaagtgTCCTTGTAGAGTGTAGGTGTAGATAATTGGGGTATATCTGACTGCCtatttttttttttaaataatacacttTTTCTAATAATTTAGAGAAATAgtacgcgttttttttaaatacatAGTCGGCCATGTCGAAGCCGATTGGCTGCAGTCGGCCGTGGCTAAGGAAACAGGCTGCACTCGGCCACGGCGAGGCTGATAAGTGGCCACTCGGCCACGTGGAAGCCTACGATAGGCCATACCACGTCACGACCCCTCCACTCGGcctggcgggtgagggagtcctggactaaggggtcctcgggcgtctgacctgttggacatgggccggactgatgggctacgaagatacaagaccgaagactctcatccgtgtctggatgggactctccttgacgtggatggcaagcttggcgataggatatgaagatttctttctctgtaaccgactgtgTACAACCCTAATCccttccgtgtctatataaactggaggatttagtccatagagacaatcataatcacataggctagacctttagggttttagccattacgatctcgaggtagatcaactcttgtaatactcatattcatcaagataaatcaaacaggaagtagggtattacctccatagagagggcctgaacctgggtaaacatagtgtccccggtctcctgttaccatcaaccttatacgcacagttcgggaccccctacccgagatccgtcggttttgacaccgacattggtgcttttattgagagttccactgtgacgtcgaagtcagggttgatggctcgccttttGATTAAGGGCAATATCACCGCCGAAGGAGCTCTGGCCCCGGGCCAAACCCTTCGACTGGGtagcttcatcatgaccgcccgttcggccggtgagccgacgatgacttc is drawn from Triticum dicoccoides isolate Atlit2015 ecotype Zavitan chromosome 4A, WEW_v2.0, whole genome shotgun sequence and contains these coding sequences:
- the LOC119288752 gene encoding zinc finger protein ZAT12-like, translating into MAHGKRSRQQAESTSVSLLDLDSGDMARILLLFSGHHQHHAHYGPSSPERVFECKTCSRRFPSFQALGGHRASHKKPRLADGAGAEPPKPKVHGCSICGLEFAVGQALGGHMRRHRAVAAAGPGVGLGLSLGLGPNEDGNKKAAAAAELALDLNEPALEEEPADRAMLGLAVGFPVVVDFRR